The genomic window ATCGCATATTTTCGACCTCTGTCAGGCCGAATTTAATGTGGACCAGAGCTGCCCGTAAACAGAAAATCAGCCTGCACAAGCTGTGGCCGTTTTCACAGCAACGCAGGCCTACGAGGAGAATAATGTCTTCGCGAGGAAAAGGCAAGTCTCTTGATCCGAATACAGAAATCTCGGTTCAGTTAGATCAGTCACAGCCACGGTGAAAAAACTCATGAACTTGTAGAGATTTCTAACTTTCAGAGTGATTGGATGTTTACGGGCACAATGTCGGGCCGATGCAGATTCCGGATGCTacttttgggccgaacaaattaaGAACTCCACAACAAATCATATAAAGAATAATCAATAAATAGTATTATTTAAAACATACTTTCTCTCTTATACAGGCAAAAGAGAGAGATACCCAGTACGCAACACCATCACTGCATAGATCACTACTACTGGTAGTCTAACCAACCAACTAAACTGAACGAAACAAACAGACGCGACTCGCCGCAATTCAGATTGCAGGATTCCATCTCTCAAGAAGCTAGGCACCCAACGCAACGACGCCTCAGTGAGCGAGGAAGGCGAGGAGCGAGACGACGGCGGCCACGGCCCACGCCCCGGGAGCGACGGCGCCTGCTGCGCCAaccaccgccgccggcgccggtgccggggcgagcgagggagcGAGGCTGCCCAGGAAGAACTCCTCCTCCCGCTCCACAATCCTCCCTGCCGCCGACGCAACGAGCGCCACGAGCACAACCGCGGCGAGGAGAGCAATGGACTTGGTGGAGACGGCGGCCATTGAGACGAGACGGTGGGAGGATC from Triticum aestivum cultivar Chinese Spring chromosome 3B, IWGSC CS RefSeq v2.1, whole genome shotgun sequence includes these protein-coding regions:
- the LOC123065682 gene encoding uncharacterized protein, producing the protein MAAVSTKSIALLAAVVLVALVASAAGRIVEREEEFFLGSLAPSLAPAPAPAAVVGAAGAVAPGAWAVAAVVSLLAFLAH